In one Plasmodium falciparum 3D7 genome assembly, chromosome: 14 genomic region, the following are encoded:
- a CDS encoding glutathione S-transferase: MGDNIVLYYFDARGKAELIRLIFAYLGIEYTDKRFGVNGDAFVEFKNFKKEKDTPFEQVPILQIGDLILAQSQAIVRYLSKKYNICGESELNEFYADMIFCGVQDIHYKFNNTNLFKQNETTFLNEDLPKWSGYFEKLLKKNHTNNNNDKYYFVGNNLTYADLAVFNLYDDIETKYPSSLKNFPLLKAHNEFISNLPNIKNYITNRKESVY, from the exons ATGGGAGATAATATagtgttatattattttgatgcAAG gGGTAAAGCTGAATTGATAAGATTAATTTTTGCCTACCTTGGAATAGAATATACAGATAAAAGATTTGGAGTAAACGGTGATGCTTTTGttgaatttaaaaattttaaaaaagaaaaggatacTCCTTTTGAGCAAGTACCCATATTACAAATTGGAGATTTGATATTAGCTCAAAGCCAAGCTATAGTTCGttatttatcaaaaaaatataatatatgtggtGAAAGTGAATTGAATGAATTTTATGCAGATATGATATTTTGTGGTGTTCAGGATATtcattataaatttaataataccaatttatttaaacaaaatgaaacaaCTTTTTTAAATGAGGATTTACCAAAATGGTCAGGTTATTTTGAGaaacttttaaaaaaaaatcatacaaataataataatgataaatattattttgtaggTAATAATTTAACATATGCTGACCTAGctgtttttaatttatatgatgataTTGAAACAAAATATCCAAGTAGCTTGAAAAATTTCCCTTTATTAAAAGCTCATAATGAATTTATAAGTAACTTGCCTAAtatcaaaaattatataactaATAGAAAAGAAAGTGTATACtaa
- a CDS encoding thioredoxin-like protein, putative, with protein MMKKLILFVLFQVYIICIKNVKSVHHKKFFTINHVNVPIKVNTNQHRKLGYIDLKRKNNDERKRNPFDAKLSNQKCPLRKVTFKGLMKATGISIPLLFGSLMLYNKIINDNSNLSAPEKVMGRYLYKHNNKLLLSNVLDNERSHNIFYYIINNIFNNIRMFINFYLNIKKVKSKDILKEYTILFFHSYNVDRFLQSRNIKTYSERLKEMYKQINKDNNVNVIYIPLDNKLMFNIKHFSNMNNWYSVLFHDKEHILKLIKKYNIMNIPTMVLLDRNMNIINDNINYLLLYDNQGFPYKHINNFTYIKHVYDKNNNQYNLKNLNSDYIFFYFNNSKDNKQDIQTLLKIKKKLAQKNIKLDIIFIRDIERKITQNEKSEKNEKNENNMLDTTNQKDQEGISKNNNKLKVDEKDKNKLRINDNNNNNNNNNNNNNNNNKHGVDNNDTMHNNQNNNMPMEDYLDDVYYLGNLENNVIYKLLLYDIFDVTFKPISILVNKKGNLLNKYINVSKKENEITTFILSNHKSLNEKVNEKNYLFKYNNISSMNNLNAFSPIFILFSDKLDLDLLKQYNELIEEYNKNRKGKKINFYFLPNQEKKYDPLKKLCSINNTTEIVILDLFNQKLYKENGNNINIIKKLENGKYIIDKEKFFNFLNKYYDDELYASTIILTKESTS; from the exons atgatgaaaaaattaatacttTTTGTACTTTTCCaagtttatataatttgtatcAAAAATGTGAAATCA GTTCatcataaaaaattttttaccATAAACCATGTTAATGTACCCATAAAAGTGAATACAAATCAACAtagaaa GTTAGGTTATATAGATTTGAAAAGAAAGAATAATGACGAAAGAAAACGAAATCCATTTGATGCTAAGTTATCTAATCAGAAATGTCCTTTAAGGAAAGTTACGTTTAAAGGTTTAATGAAAGCTACGGGTATTTCTATACCCCTTCTTTTTGGTAGtttaatgttatataataaaataataaatgataatagtaATTTAAGTGCACCCGAAAAAGTGATGGgaagatatttatataaacataataataaattattattaagtaATGTTTTAGATAATGAAAGatcacataatattttttattatattataaataatatatttaataatataagaatgtttataaatttttatttgaatataaaaaaagttaaATCTAAAGATATTTTGAAAGAATatactatattattttttcattcatataatGTAGATAGATTTTTACAATCAAGAAATATCAAAACATATTCAGAAAGACTTAAAGAAATGTAcaaacaaattaataaagataataatgtgaatgttatatatataccattagataataaattaatgttTAATATTAAACATTTTAGTAACATGAATAATTGGTACAGTGTTTTATTTCATGATAaagaacatatattaaaattaattaagaaatataatattatgaatataccTACTATGGTTTTATTAGATcgtaatatgaatattattaatgataatattaattatttattattatatgataatcaAGGTTTtccatataaacatattaataattttacatatattaaacatgtttatgataaaaacaataatcaATATAACTTGAAAAATCTAAATTCAGATTATATCTTCttctattttaataatagtaaGGATAACAAACAGGATATACAGACTTtgttaaaaattaaaaagaagttagcacaaaaaaatatcaaactcgatattatttttatacgagatatagaaagaaaaattacacaaaatgaaaaaagtgaaaaaaatgaaaagaatgaaAACAATATGTTAGACACAACAAACCAAAAAGATCAAGAAGGTATTagcaaaaataataataaattgaaaGTTGATGAGAAAGATAAAAACAAACTAAGAATCaatgataataacaataataataataataataataataataataataataataataagcaTGGTgtagataataatgatactaTGCATAACAATCAAAATAACAATATGCCCATGGAAGATTATCTAGATGATGTTTATTATCTAGGTAATTTAGAAAACAATgttatatacaaattattattatatgacatATTTGATGTTACTTTTAAACCTATTAGTATCTTAGtcaataaaaaaggaaacttattaaacaaatatattaatgttagtaaaaaggaaaatgaaATAACCACATTTATTTTAAGTAATCATAAAagtttaaatgaaaaagttaatgagaaaaattatttgttcaaatataataatattagtagcatgaataatttaaatgcATTTTCaccaatatttattttatttagtGATAAATTAGATTtagatttattaaaacaatataatgaattaattgaagaatataataaaaatagaaaaggaaaaaaaattaatttctaTTTCTTACCAAAccaggaaaaaaaatatgatcctttaaaaaaattatgttcaATTAATAATACAACCGAAATAGTTATATTAGATTTATTTAatcaaaaattatacaaagaaaatggaaataatattaatattataaagaaattagagaatggaaaatatattattgataaagaaaaatttttcaattttttaaataaatattatgatgatgaattATATGCTTCTACGATTATCTTAACAAAAGAATCAACATCTTAA
- a CDS encoding ATP-dependent rRNA helicase SPB4, putative, with product MNEEEKKKYPFDELKLDESIIFSLYIQKYFYCANIQKKTIPPLIKKENVLLHSQTGSGKTLCFVIPILQYLIHHRNKLCPNDEKFIKRNDLFNKKNVNDTVSYNKDQIERIYETVENINIEKKNAYRDVNVNIDIRNFLLYTHNMLRNTNEEDISKKVEINQNDNKVMTYKDKIISDDQVNIIKKDEINIQKNNNQEEIIRKNDLQNITFATTCNSNYQDDKQETNKEKHEQKIEEKYNEQNIQTNNQTKKPHNNNNNNNNNNSKKKTQKLLNIQAIIITPTRELCIQIYNLINKFLFFLRFYISHTLNNNMDNNVLTKENFFINCLLFRGAVKISEDIKIIENEILKNNRYQIIISTPGKLSSLLSEYNNKYFNTNELKYFVLDEGDKLLEDSYIRYMENIIKNIQAYDYTTCICSATCLQEENVYNLFQVKKKNFIKCINTNNQDNSSTVINTYQMPDRIQNYYIILRNIDKALFLFKFLNTMVNDNETVIVFFPTCLCVEFFFHLFKNIFNTKKINKQNESKNKKNKNKIYKGIHNDNVDNINVDNISVDNISVDNINVDNHIDYIFQLNSKYNNIFSDADMANFVKLICYMNKYIGEKKNNFNFLKIHRKMKDKKRVATYNKIINTCVSNKGTKKKENRNINSERKIIFCTDIISRGINMDIHWVINYDAANKNMTYIHRSGRTGRFDKTGKNIILLNKEEKEYIYFLKNKNVHVVNFKKTDMFQHMINYEKTLLKSEHIINNDALRIIEINHNEKKKNNITINKNSFFNLYPQILYDKKLIGKHQNGDLQIQKGEHKKNKNNLLILNKKLVMFFLKYITFFVIENREIYLLSTKAFLSYIEFYKNHQLKFIFSFNKLNLTHLCYAFSLIKIPKFKEKSKIKNFQNINIQSFQIPYKNEEKEKKRQEHLKEKQIDIITQEQKKENQIKMQKKKKRKTIVQRKHEQRELEENEIDSLFYEENLYKKLKKKKITKDEYDRLLNMDDIDKMFSSTSKTSKCTNLTNNTHFFKSNRKKSKKRMKTYNIKIKKNKRKKKKRS from the coding sequence atgaatgaagaggaaaaaaagaaatatccATTTGATGAACTTAAATTAGATGAATCCATAATATTTTCACTATATATtcagaaatatttttattgtgctaatattcaaaaaaaaaccatacctcctttaataaaaaaagaaaatgttttattacaTTCACAAACAGGGAGTGGTAAAACATTATGTTTTGTCATACCtatattacaatatttaATACATCATAGAAACAAATTATGTCCAAATGATGAGAAGTTTATAAAAAGGAATGACTTATTCAACAAGAAAAATGTTAATGACACagtttcatataataaagatcAAATTGAACGTATTTATGAAACtgttgaaaatataaatatagaaaaaaaaaatgcataTCGAGAcgtaaatgtaaatatagatatacGTAACTTTCTTTTATATACCCATAATATGTTAAGGAATACTAACGAAGAggatatatcaaaaaaagtTGAAATCAAccaaaatgataataaggTCATGACATATAAGGACAAAATAATAAGTGATGATCAAgtcaatataattaaaaaagatgaaataaatatacaaaaaaataataatcaggAAGAAATTATTAGAAAGAAtgatttacaaaatattacCTTTGCTACAACATGTAATAGTAATTATCAAGATGACAAGCAGGAaacaaataaagaaaaacatgaacaaaaaattgaagaaaaatataacgaacaaaatatacaaacaaataatcaaacaaaaaaaccacataataataataataataataataataataatagtaaaaaaaaaacacaaaaatTACTAAATATACAAGCCATTATAATAACACCAACAAGAGAATTATGCATACAAATTTATaacttaataaataaatttttattcttcctcagattttatatttctcatactttaaataataatatggataacAATGTATTAACAAAAGAaaacttttttattaattgtcTACTTTTTAGAGGAGCCGTTAAAATTAGTGaggatataaaaattatagaaaatgaaatattaaaaaataacagATATCAAATCATAATATCTACCCCAGGGAAATTATCGTCTTTATTAAGTGAatacaataataaatattttaatacaaacgaattaaaatattttgtattggATGAAGGAGATAAATTATTAGAAGATAGTTATATTAgatatatggaaaatattataaaaaatatacaagcATATGATTATACGACATGTATTTGTAGTGCAACATGTTTACAAGaagaaaatgtatataatttatttcaagtaaaaaaaaaaaattttataaaatgtattaatacaaataatcaaGATAATTCATCAACGGTAATAAATACTTATCAAATGCCTGATCGTATACAAaactattatattatattaagaaatataGATAAAGCATTGttcttatttaaatttttaaataccaTGGTTAATGATAATGAGACAGTTATTGTATTCTTCCCAACGTGCTTATGCGTTGAATTCTTTTTTCACTTATTCAAAAATATCtttaatacaaaaaagatcaataaacaaaatgaaagtaaaaataaaaaaaataaaaataaaatatataaaggtaTTCATAATGATAATGTGGATAACATAAATGTGGATAACATAAGTGTGGATAACATAAGTGTGGATAACATAAATGTGGATAATCATATTGATTATATCTTCCAACTGAACtccaaatataataacatattcaGTGACGCAGATATGGCTAATTTTGTAAAACTCATTTGTTATATGAACAAATACATTggggaaaagaaaaataattttaactttttaaaaatacatagaaaaatgaaagataaaaaaagagtggccacatataataaaattattaatacttGTGTATCAAATAAAGGTacgaaaaagaaagaaaacagaaatataaatagtgaaaggaaaattattttctgtACAGATATTATAAGCAGGGGTATTAATATGGATATACATTGGGTAATAAACTACGATGCagcaaataaaaatatgacatATATTCATCGAAGTGGTAGAACGGGAAGGTTTGATAAAACtggtaaaaatattatccttttaaataaagaagaaaaagaatatatatactttttaaaaaataagaatgtTCATGTTgtcaattttaaaaaaacagaCATGTTTCAACATATGATTAATTATGAAAAGACATTATTAAAAAGtgaacatattataaataatgatgctTTACGAATTATCGAAATTAatcataatgaaaaaaaaaaaaataatattacaataaaTAAGAACTCTTTTTTTAATCTATATCCtcaaattttatatgataaaaaactTATAGGAAAACATCAAAATGGAGATTTACAAATACAAAAAGGAgaacacaaaaaaaacaaaaacaacttattaatattaaacaaaaaattggtcatgttctttttaaaatatataaccttTTTTGTTATAGAGAAtagagaaatatatttactttcAACCAAGGCTTTTTTATCTTACATAGAATTCTATAAAAATCAtcaattaaaatttattttttcattcaataaattaaatttaacACATTTATGTTATGCATTCAGCTTGATTAAAATTCCAAAGTTTAAAGAGAAAtcgaaaataaaaaattttcaaaatataaacattcaGTCATTTCAAATACCTtacaaaaatgaagaaaaggaaaagaaaagacAAGAACATttgaaagaaaaacaaattgATATAATAAcacaagaacaaaaaaaagagaatcaaataaaaatgcagaaaaagaaaaaaagaaaaactatTGTACAGAGAAAACATGAACAAAGAGAActagaagaaaatgaaatcgattctttattttatgaagaaaatttatacaaaaagttaaaaaaaaaaaaaattacaaaagaTGAATATGATAGACTTTTAAATATGGACGATATTGATAAAATGTTTTCGTCGACATCCAAAACATCAAAATGTACAAATCTTACCAATAatacacatttttttaaatccaaCCGAaagaaaagtaaaaaaagaatgaagacttataatataaagataaagaaaaacaaaagaaagaaaaaaaaaaggtcaTAG